The following coding sequences are from one Mustela lutreola isolate mMusLut2 chromosome 5, mMusLut2.pri, whole genome shotgun sequence window:
- the LOC131832598 gene encoding cyclin-dependent kinases regulatory subunit 2 — MAHKQIYYSDKYFDEHYEYRHVMLPRELSKQVPKTHLMSEEEWRRLGVQQSLGWVHYMIHEPEPHILLFRRPLPKEQQK; from the coding sequence ATGGCCCACAAGCAGATCTACTACTCGGACAAGTACTTCGACGAGCACTACGAGTACCGGCATGTCATGTTACCCAGAGAACTTTCCAAACAAGTCCCGAAAACCCATCTGATGTCGGAAGAGGAGTGGAGGAGACTTGGCGTCCAACAGAGTCTAGGCTGGGTTCACTACATGATTCACGAGCCAGAACCACATATTCTTCTCTTTCGACGACCTCTTCcaaaagagcaacaaaaatgA